Proteins from a genomic interval of Oscillatoria salina IIICB1:
- a CDS encoding metal-binding protein, whose protein sequence is MPSGRTHDRITLWSLPWVVAVSFSLTRNGELTLITAGAFLFSGLMFGPDLDIISIQFKRWGWLRFIWIPYQKGLRHRSVLSHGLIIGTLLRVVYLLVLLLGVAMFVVAIAQLIWGFPWNWQKFAQDAIALLIVYHQEAIALFLGLEIGAMSHSLCDWTGSAYKRYQKKGWQAVLPKPKRKSSRRRRK, encoded by the coding sequence ATGCCTTCTGGTCGGACGCACGATCGCATAACGTTATGGAGCTTACCTTGGGTGGTGGCTGTGAGTTTCTCACTGACTCGCAATGGAGAGTTGACTCTAATTACCGCAGGAGCGTTTTTGTTTAGCGGTTTGATGTTTGGTCCGGATCTCGATATTATCTCGATTCAGTTCAAACGCTGGGGTTGGTTGCGCTTTATTTGGATTCCTTATCAAAAAGGTTTACGCCATCGCTCTGTCTTATCTCATGGTTTGATTATTGGGACGTTACTACGAGTAGTTTATCTGCTGGTGTTACTGCTGGGGGTAGCAATGTTTGTTGTGGCGATCGCGCAACTCATTTGGGGTTTTCCTTGGAATTGGCAAAAATTTGCGCAAGACGCGATCGCTTTACTCATTGTTTACCATCAAGAGGCGATCGCTCTTTTTCTCGGTTTGGAAATTGGTGCAATGAGTCACTCGCTCTGTGATTGGACTGGCTCTGCTTATAAACGTTATCAGAAAAAGGGTTGGCAGGCTGTACTACCTAAACCGAAGCGCAAGTCTTCCCGACGCAGAAGGAAGTGA
- a CDS encoding glycosyl hydrolase family 57, which yields MTTTTNLTSLPEIQANSPNICGYETEISSVNNNDEPIFIPTTNLNLADISAGMCCALHMHQPTIPAGANGELISNLQYMFEHPQSGDNHNAEPFAWCYSRMGEFIPQLVAEGCNPRIMLDYSGNLLWGLQQMGREDILNNLKKITCESQYQPHVEWLGTMWSHAVIPSTPIPDLKLHIQAWQHHFAAIFGYDALKRVKGFSPPEMHLPNHPDTLFEYLKALKECGYRWLMVQENSVERLDGSSLPHDDKYIPNRLVARNSHGETMAMTVLIKTQGSDTKLVGQMQPYYEAKGRGKQQIGNLSVPSLVTQIADGENGGVMMNEFPRDFLRVWREIGAESGGKSGVVGFNGTEYLELIEAAGADAQNYPICQAVNQHKIWAKVDPDNATPEKVSDAIAQLNESDPNFHMEGASWTNHLSWVKGYENVLEPMNQLSAAFHQKYDPILAHDPGITKDAKYQQALLYNLLLQTSCFRYWGQGTWTEYARTIFQKGEALLKD from the coding sequence ATGACAACAACAACTAATTTAACTTCCTTACCAGAAATACAAGCCAATTCACCCAATATTTGCGGTTATGAAACCGAAATTAGTTCGGTAAATAACAATGATGAACCGATATTTATCCCAACTACAAATCTAAACTTAGCAGATATTAGCGCCGGAATGTGTTGCGCTTTACATATGCACCAACCGACAATTCCAGCAGGTGCAAATGGGGAATTAATTAGCAATCTTCAATATATGTTTGAACATCCCCAGTCAGGAGATAATCATAATGCCGAACCTTTTGCTTGGTGTTATAGTCGAATGGGTGAATTTATCCCTCAATTAGTAGCAGAAGGATGTAATCCACGCATCATGCTTGATTATTCAGGTAATTTGTTGTGGGGATTGCAACAAATGGGAAGAGAAGATATTCTGAATAATCTGAAAAAAATTACTTGCGAATCTCAATACCAACCTCATGTAGAATGGTTAGGAACAATGTGGAGTCATGCAGTCATTCCCTCTACTCCTATACCGGATCTCAAGCTTCACATTCAAGCTTGGCAACATCATTTTGCTGCTATCTTTGGTTATGATGCTCTCAAGCGAGTTAAAGGTTTTTCGCCGCCGGAAATGCACTTACCGAATCATCCCGATACTTTATTTGAGTATCTTAAAGCCCTCAAAGAATGCGGTTATCGGTGGTTAATGGTGCAAGAAAATTCGGTAGAACGTTTAGATGGTTCTAGTTTACCTCATGATGATAAATATATCCCCAATCGTCTAGTTGCCCGCAATTCTCATGGCGAAACTATGGCGATGACAGTCTTGATTAAAACTCAAGGATCTGATACAAAATTAGTAGGGCAAATGCAGCCTTATTATGAGGCAAAAGGGCGCGGTAAACAACAAATTGGCAATCTTAGCGTTCCTTCTTTAGTTACGCAAATTGCTGATGGTGAAAATGGTGGCGTAATGATGAATGAATTTCCCCGCGATTTTTTACGAGTTTGGCGAGAAATAGGGGCAGAAAGTGGGGGAAAATCAGGTGTAGTTGGCTTTAACGGTACGGAATATTTAGAACTAATTGAAGCTGCTGGAGCTGATGCACAAAACTACCCAATTTGTCAAGCAGTTAATCAGCATAAAATTTGGGCAAAAGTTGACCCAGATAATGCTACACCAGAGAAAGTTAGCGACGCGATCGCGCAATTAAACGAAAGCGATCCTAATTTTCACATGGAAGGTGCTTCGTGGACAAATCATTTAAGTTGGGTGAAAGGTTACGAAAATGTTCTCGAACCAATGAACCAACTTAGCGCAGCTTTTCATCAAAAATATGACCCAATTTTAGCCCACGATCCCGGCATAACTAAGGATGCAAAATATCAACAAGCTTTACTGTATAACTTGTTACTCCAAACCAGTTGTTTTCGCTACTGGGGACAAGGAACTTGGACAGAATATGCGCGGACAATTTTCCAGAAAGGTGAAGCTTTACTGAAAGATTAA